A part of Myxococcus landrumus genomic DNA contains:
- a CDS encoding YkgJ family cysteine cluster protein: MPLSTLCLRCGMCCDGTLFTHVSLQPEEASALRRHGVPLLQREEGPPVLAQHCSALEGRTCTVYADRPASCRRYHCQLFSALSEKEVSLDEALGLVDEAHARIAAVERALPPATAEAEAPRSVMQRARQAAARATPDTPLPPQAREAQARAESFLDKHFRGRFGQRG, from the coding sequence ATGCCCCTGTCCACCCTCTGCTTGCGCTGCGGCATGTGCTGCGACGGGACGCTCTTCACGCATGTGTCGCTCCAACCGGAAGAGGCCTCGGCGCTGCGTCGGCACGGGGTTCCGCTGCTCCAGCGGGAGGAGGGACCTCCGGTGCTCGCCCAGCACTGCTCCGCGCTGGAGGGACGCACCTGCACCGTCTACGCCGACCGTCCGGCCAGCTGCCGCCGCTATCATTGCCAGCTCTTCTCCGCGCTCTCGGAGAAGGAGGTCTCCCTCGACGAAGCGCTGGGCCTGGTCGATGAGGCCCACGCCCGCATCGCCGCCGTCGAGCGCGCGCTTCCTCCCGCGACGGCGGAGGCGGAGGCACCTCGCTCGGTGATGCAGCGGGCCCGTCAGGCGGCGGCGAGAGCCACCCCCGACACTCCCCTCCCGCCCCAGGCCCGGGAAGCCCAGGCGAGGGCCGAGTCCTTCCTCGACAAACACTTCCGGGGGCGCTTCGGTCAACGCGGCTGA